The genomic window ggactggactggactcccCTGCAGGAGcggctgcctctgattggctgtgcGCACTGACAGCTCCGCACATGATTGCAGGAGGAGAAGCCCGACCCCCTTTCACTCTTGCTAAAGGAGCCATTCATAAACTACACAAGTCCAGCTCACAGCTGAGTGTGGACGAAAAGTGAGCGGGGGCACAGAGGAGAGAATAACTGTTTCCAGCGCGCAGTTGGAAGACATGAGTGGTCCCAGACGGTGTAGTGGCTTTTAGCGTCTGCGGTTCAGGACACGGACCCACCACCTGAACATGACTCTACCCATCTGCACTGGAAGGGCTCAGGACTTGGACTGACATTTAGAAGCCATTACGTTGCATCCCTATCCGTTTCCTCCTCCTCACACTGACGTCCATCCgctgtaaaagcaaaaaaaaaaaaaaaaaaaaaaaagcaaaaaaaaaaaaaaaaaaaaactttgattacACATTTTTCCTGCACGGGGAAGCGTTTGCCTCTGGCTTTACCGGTAAGCATTGGATCCGTCAACTTACTGCGACTCTCCGGTGTACAGCCCGGACCTCTGCCCAAACATGATTGCGACGCAGGCTAAGCTGGTTTACCAGCTGAACAAATATTACAACGAGAGATGCCAAGCTCGCAAAGCGGCCATTGCGAAGACCATACGGGAGGTTTGTAAAGTGGTGTCGGATGTCCTGAAAGAGGTGGAAGTGCAAGAGCCGAGATTTATCAGCTCCCTCAGTGAGATAGACGCGCGTTATGAGGGGATGGAGGTCATCTCCCCCAATGAGTTCGAGGTGGTTCTGTACCTCAACCAAATGGGGGTCTTCAACTTTGTGGATGACGGGTCCTTGCCGGGCTGCGCGGTCCTGAAGCTGAGTGACGGCCGGAAAAGGAGCATGTCGCTGTGGGTTGAATTCATCACCGCCTCGGGCTATTTATCCGCCAGAAAGATCCGCTCCAGGTTTCAGACTCTGGTGGCGCAGGCCGTGGATAAATGCAGCTACCGAGACGTGGTTAAAATGGTAGCGGACACCAGTGAGGTCAAACTACGGATCAGGGAGAGGTACGTGGTGCAGATCACCCCCGCCTTCAAGTGCACTGGGATATGGCCTCGAAGTGCAGCTCAGTGGCCCATGCCCCACATCCCCTGGCCCGGTCCGAACCGGGTAGCAGAAGTCAAAGCCGAGGGCTTTAACCTGCTCTCCAAAGAGTGCTACTCCTTAACGGGGAAGCAGAGCTCTGCGGAGAGTGACGCCTGGGTTCTGCAGTTCAGCGAGGCCGAGAACAGGCTGCTTATGGCCGGATGCAGGAAGAAGTGTCTGTCCGTCCTGAAGACTCTGAGGGACCGGCACCTGGAGCTACCGGGACAGCCGCTCAACAACTACCACATGAAGACCCTGCTGCTGTACGAGTGCGAGAAACACCCCAGAGAGACGGACTGGGACGAGTCTTGCCTGGGAGACCGGCTGAACGGCATCCTGCTGCAGCTCATCTCGTGTCTGCAGTGCCGCAGATGTCCCCACTACTTCTTGCCAAACTTGGACTTGTTTCAGGGAAAGCCTCACTCAGCCCTGGAGGCTGCTGCTAAGCAGACGTGGAGACTAGCGAGGGAAATCCTCACCAATGCGAAAAGTTTGGACAAATTATAAAGTGATTGTCGAGACACAGACGAGAGACATTTTGGGATAAGACTTCAGAGAAGGACAACCATTCTTCAACTGATTCTCCAAGCAATGTGAAAAGTCAGTGAGAAAACGAGAAACtccaaaacactttttttaaaaatggaacaaTTGGGCCACTGCCAGAGAGTGAAGGTACATTTTCAGATAAATGGAACCTTTAGTTGTGTTCTTTAAATGTTTTCACAAAGTGAAGAAACTTTTATTTAAATATATGCACAAAAtcgttaagtgaaaaaaataaaatgtagcgtgccaagttcaatttttttcattatgtgACTTAAGAGAAATGTTAATAAAATGTTGCAAATTAAATTACAACTTAGCCTCGTGTCTTGACGTGTTTTGACAGCTGAGAAGGCAGGCAGATCTGTGCAGTCTGTTCTGTTATGGTTTCATTACAAAGATCATGTAATGATTCACCGGAGACAATTAAACCTGTAACCACTGGAAAACGGAAAAAAAGGGCTTTTGTAAATTTTAAAGACGGAATGTGAACTGCCTGCTTTAGGCCGTAAGTTAGTTTTACAGCGCGTCACAGGCTCAAAAGGATTTGCGAATGAATGTAAATCAAACGATGCATGTGAATATAGAGGCCTGGAGCATCAGAGCTGTGTTCCAACAGCAGCTTCAGTAAAAGGCCTGAAGCAACATGGAGCCTGAAGCTGACACAGGCAGCTCAGATTAGGACTCCAACACTGTCCACTAAACAGGAGTGAACGCTGAAATATTCAACTCTGTAATAAAGGACGATCTTAACAGGACGTGGCCCTTTAAATACTACTAATATTTTTGAAGTGCAGACTCTAAAGCCTGTGTGTGTTCAAGTGCACTAatgtccaaacacacacacacacacacacacacacaaaaccacctGTAGGTCAGCTGTCTCCTGTGGATGAAACGGACATCACATTAATGCTTATTTCACTGCTCTTTTTTATGACACTCCCGTTTAATTCTAGTTGTTGCATCTgcttaaaattaaattaaatgctgTTCACAGAACAAAGCTGCCCACTGCTAGAATGCAAATGGAtgatccattttggtttttaaaaGTTTCATTATTTGGCTGAATTATTGTTAAAgcataaacacaaaaataaaatcaaaggcGCAACATTTACAAGCATCTTAAAGTTAttccataaaatacaaattttttaaaaatcgtctcATGCAGCAgcaaaatttaattaaatatagTACATTTTGTAAATTACACGTCCTCTTTATAATAAAATTGCACCGACgataaatattttatttactaGAACAGCGTGAAATGTTTAAACAAATTTGCAAACACTTAGGCAATTAAACTACTTACTAAAAATTATCTTATTCAAAGCAATttcttacaaaaaaataaaaattaaaataaaatcccTGGTCAGTAAACATGAGCAGTGGTGTGTTTGGGTGTAAATGGTGCAGATGTGGGTGTAGGACACCAGTGTCAGACAGCTCAACAGCGGAGCTCCAGCCTCTTACCTTTGGATCGATGGCCTTGAAGCCGGGCTCCTCTTCATCCACCTCGAAGTAGAGCTCGGAGGCGGTGACGGACAAGGTGCCTTTCACCACCACGGCCGGAGCCACGAGCTGGGCGCTGGTGCTCAGGTTCACCGGGCCTGGACCGGACAGGACACGTGTAAGATCAGAGACGCGCAGAAAACAAGCGGTGGAAAAAGACGcatcaggttttttgttttggttttttttttgtttttgttttttttgttttttttaacccaatcAGGGAAATTAATCACAATCCCAATCTGATTTTACTTGCATATTTAACTGCTGCAAACACACTATCCCTTATAACCTTCTATTTATTACTTAACTTATTGAACTTGAACCGGATTAAATCATTACGCAACGGAAACTGGCTTGTTATTAACATTTCACCATTAATCCTTTGAAACATGATAATCTATGCTATATAAATATTAAAACTACTCTAATGCTGTAATTCTATGAAACTATGTTGCGGCAAATACTTCGGATGCTGCAACTTGTTTACGCATTAGTAACAGGCCTGCGTGACTTTTACGCATTACGCGTCTGCAAAATTAATGGATTAATTCAAGATAAATTAAACAAGTAACTATGCTGCCTGCTGGAATAAATACATTGCAGCCGAGAAAGACATTTTTGCAGGCCCGAGCTGTACTGTCACCAAACTAAAATGTCAAAAGCATAAAactttgaggcaaaaaaaaaaaaaaaaagtcaaaaaaagtaGAATCGACAGTCCGTCAGAATGCATTGATTGCGGGTTGTTGGGTGCAGCTCGGTTTAATCTCTCATCAATCTTAATTTATGCCAGTATGACAATGAGAGCCCGGCTCAGGGGAGCTGTGGGTGGAAGCTCTGCCCGGCTCTGCGCATATGACGCATTGTATTTGCAGATGTGCGCTGCGGATGAAGAGAGGCTCGGCTTGATTTCCCTGTGCGCCTTTACGCACATGCAAAACGGATGGAATAAACAGATATATTCATTCCTCCGCCGTCCCTGTGAGTACTGACATGTTATCCATgggttgaaataacattttttttttccccccatccaCTCAAAGACATTCAATTACACCTGAATTGGACAGCTGCTTAAGAGGAGACGCTGGATCTCGCTCGACAACCTCCTCTGGATTCTCGCCGTGTACGTATCACTTTATTAGACAGGATTCAGTGTTAAAGCCTATTGTCATCCACATGCGTTATTTTATTAGCACTCTGAGCCCCATTAATGCAGCTTAGCCTGGCGAGCTGTCTGTCACTGCACAGAAAAATGCGGCTTACACTGCAATCCGATTAGCAGACTATGATATTAAATCATAATTTAAATAACAAACatatcaaaacacagaggattaaAGACATTGTGCTGAGCCATATAGagagagctaaaaaaaaaaaaaaaaagaaaaaaattaaatatgggcCTGGTTTGGTCAGGCTAATCGGCTCATGCAAAGAGGAGATTTTTATTTGGGGAAATGTTGCTATTCTGACTGTGGGATAATCTTTGGGTAAAGCAGGATGAGGAAATGTTTTCACTGTTTAAACTCAggcctgagtgtgtgtttgtggcgcAGACCTCCAGCGGGAGAAACACAACTGATGAGACTGTTTGGAGCAGCTGTGTGCAGGGATAGTGGTGCCATAGTGAAAGAGTTGGACAGAGGTGGAGGAAGATGGggttttttactttttcattttcatcGGTCATGTTTAAGGGGTGAATCCTACAATACATGGAATACCACAGAAAAACAGCAGTGTTACAGTAAAACAAGGAGTCCAGAGCAGGggttgtcaaacatacggcccgtgggccaaaaacgGCCCACCACAGATTCCAatccggccagtgggatgaattttcaaagtgcaaaatttacactgaaaacattaacagtcgatggtgtcaaactcattttagcccgATTTGATCACAAGTGGTTTTGACCAGTAAAAATAACCAcagaataacctggaaataatgacaactccaaatttcaaactgcaaaattttaataacattctgcctgttgctaaatgttgtgtgcctttgtagatccactgtcatctgtaatgcacatttctaaataaatccaggcataatattgttaaaattgcatgtatttttcgaAGTAATTTCAGGCTGTTTaggttagtcttttttttttttgcaaaaggaatgtttgtaaatgtagacattttaacgttttcataatttaatttttactttttttgcactaaaacaaagagaaaaatgtggaattgtcaatatttataggctaCTTTTCTATTACTTTCctagtccgacccacttgaggtcacactgggctgtatgtggcccctgaactacaataagTGTAACACGCCTGGGTCTGAAGATATGGATGTATAGACAGTAAAAATATATCCTAAGAATCTAGATGAAAATAAGGATCCATTTATTTGGAGTGAGTGCAGGGCAAACAGAGCTGCAAGTTAGGGAGGGGTGGAACCAGCTGAGGGACAGTATGTGAAGGAAAAAAGATGAGCtgcttttggtgtttttttttgttttttttacctgttaCGTTTTCCAGGTCCTTCTCCTCTAAGGATGACAGAGTGTCATCGTCTCCGTCCAGTGAAGTCTCGCTCTCCGAGTTTTGATTTCCCAGAGCCTGACTCCTGATGGACTGCTTGCCTTTGAGGAGATCCTCCTCGGACGCTGCATGGGGAAAAGGGGGGCTGTTCAATTATCGGGTAACTCATTAGAATCATCAGGATCAGATTCAATGTGGGTCACGTGGAGTTAAATAGAAATTCATTAAAAGTTTGTGCAACATTGGACAGCACTCAAAGTTTCAATAATCACatgttggagattttttttttctgaaactatGAGCAACAATTGTAAAGAAGAGTAGTTATGACAAAGTAAAGGTTATTATTATCGAACAACTTTACAGAGCTGTGGTCTAAACTCGGCTTTTCCCCTTCAGTCCTGAATTAGAGCGATTGGTTCTACTAGTGTGAATAAAACACTATCTTCCAGTTAGTCGAGTCCCTGACAACCTTATATAATCAACAAACAACACTGTATTTTTAGAACTAAAATAATGCAACATAAAACAAACTATTAAGCAATTTTAGGCTAACTTACTTTCggcatttctttattttattggaTTTTTCTGCAAACTGCAAAGCACGCATCTATTCCCAGTCACACTGAATTGTCATGTTTGTAGAACCCCACAAAAGAACAGCAAACTGAATACCACACAAAACACTGACTCAGTCCTAAGAATATATGCATCATTTTTGAAATATACAATTAAACAAACTTTAGTTCACACAGAAAAGATTAGTCAAACAAAAATGAGGGTTGCACACTGTCCATGTTGATTTCAACTGAACATGATTTGAGGTTCTAAATGGATTATTTAAGAAAAATGGTAATCTGCAAACATTTACAGAGCCCTACATTCCCCAGTGGTGCATGGTAAAGATCCACAAGCACAAAAGACTGGCAACTCTTTTCTCTTTATAAACAAAGGCGGCCATATAGTGAGATCTTTCACTGCTTCTGTGAACGAGTGTGTTTTCCCATCCAACGAGGACCGCAGCAGCTTTAATCCAGTGAGTTGCTGGAGACAAAACTAGTGATTTGTTGTCAGTGTCACCTGAGGGAAGATCATTTGTACTTCCTAAAAATGCATAGCTGCGTCATGTGGCTGTACACTTTGAAAGTGCTAGAAGAGTGGGGCTAAAAAATCTCTTGTCATGGAAAATATGCAGCTCACTGATATTTAGAATGGTCTTCCTGTAATTAAGCCTCCCTGGAGGATTCTTTAGTTAGCAGCACTGAAATTACTACCAGCTCCCCTAATACGTACCACATGCCATTGTGTTCACACCAAGCAAGTGGACAGGGGACTTATCAGATGAGCTCAAAAACAGCCTTGTTCTTTTCACATCCAAGTGTTTTACTGTAAACATGTTTAGCTATTCTCACCCCAATACGCTGCCGGGACAAACATACAGAGTCTAGCCTGACCTACACACAGTCTGATGCAACTACACCTCGTGACTGGGCTCCTTCTGTTACCCCCAAACACGGGTTATTAATAGCTCTTCTGTATAATATACACTGAAGTAACTGCAACAAAAATAACGACCAGTCAGCAGATTGTTTGGCTCAGTCTATTAGAAAAGCAAGAAACGCTTTTTTAACTAGATTTATGTCAGTAATTACCAGGCATACATAAAAGAAATGTGCGTATAAGTGACAGGCTACGTGCCGACTTCTCACTCTCTGTTCTTTAAGTAGatactgtttatttttttcctcttttaattTGACAATCTTGGGGCTTTGGTGGTGTTGTATGTGGATGTGTCAATGAgtggtttcagtgtgtgtgtgtgtgtgtgtatatgtgtgtgtgtgaggctggGAGATAATGTGGAAAATACAAAGTAAGACAAAAAGTGTTCAACTTTTACGGGATGCAGTTGAACAGTTTTAAAAGTGAAAG from Sphaeramia orbicularis chromosome 1, fSphaOr1.1, whole genome shotgun sequence includes these protein-coding regions:
- the mab21l2 gene encoding protein mab-21-like 2, producing MIATQAKLVYQLNKYYNERCQARKAAIAKTIREVCKVVSDVLKEVEVQEPRFISSLSEIDARYEGMEVISPNEFEVVLYLNQMGVFNFVDDGSLPGCAVLKLSDGRKRSMSLWVEFITASGYLSARKIRSRFQTLVAQAVDKCSYRDVVKMVADTSEVKLRIRERYVVQITPAFKCTGIWPRSAAQWPMPHIPWPGPNRVAEVKAEGFNLLSKECYSLTGKQSSAESDAWVLQFSEAENRLLMAGCRKKCLSVLKTLRDRHLELPGQPLNNYHMKTLLLYECEKHPRETDWDESCLGDRLNGILLQLISCLQCRRCPHYFLPNLDLFQGKPHSALEAAAKQTWRLAREILTNAKSLDKL